In Thermotomaculum hydrothermale, a single genomic region encodes these proteins:
- a CDS encoding GAF domain-containing protein gives MAKNLKEQRYLRILEQLKSLLTKTEDKIAKMATVAAVLKAKQPHFFWCGFYRVVDGELIVGPYQGSVACQVLEKDRGVCWHAVNTKKTVIVPDVEKFPGHIACDSRSKSEIVIPLFNERNEVYAVLDVDSDKLNSFDQIDAKYLEEIVKLI, from the coding sequence ATGGCAAAAAACCTTAAAGAACAAAGGTATTTAAGAATTTTAGAGCAATTAAAATCCCTTTTAACAAAAACAGAGGATAAAATTGCAAAGATGGCAACTGTTGCAGCTGTGTTAAAGGCAAAGCAGCCACATTTTTTCTGGTGTGGTTTTTATAGAGTTGTAGATGGAGAGTTAATTGTCGGGCCATATCAGGGCTCGGTTGCATGTCAGGTACTTGAGAAAGACAGGGGGGTTTGCTGGCATGCTGTGAATACAAAGAAAACCGTAATCGTCCCTGATGTGGAAAAATTTCCCGGGCATATTGCCTGCGATTCAAGGTCAAAATCAGAGATTGTAATTCCTCTTTTTAATGAAAGAAACGAGGTTTACGCTGTTTTGGATGTTGACTCAGATAAATTAAACTCTTTTGATCAAATTGACGCAAAATACCTTGAAGAGATTGTCAAACTTATCTAA
- a CDS encoding ferritin family protein, with the protein MNFKSVDEVLEFAIIEEEKAHDFYMELAKKTKKAWMKKTFEQFAQEEMEHKALLLNVKAGGELKPVEGKILDLKILETLKEDDITNLEEIDYEDALKIAMQKEKEAYMLYMNLAEQVEDSNIKNLFIRLAQEEANHKLRFEMEYDDYVLRDN; encoded by the coding sequence ATGAATTTTAAATCAGTAGATGAAGTTTTAGAATTTGCAATTATTGAAGAAGAAAAAGCCCACGATTTTTATATGGAACTTGCTAAAAAAACAAAAAAAGCATGGATGAAAAAAACCTTTGAACAGTTTGCTCAGGAAGAGATGGAGCATAAAGCGTTGCTTTTAAATGTAAAAGCAGGCGGCGAGTTAAAGCCAGTTGAAGGTAAAATCCTTGATTTAAAGATTCTTGAAACTCTAAAAGAAGACGATATTACCAACTTAGAAGAAATTGATTACGAAGACGCTTTAAAAATAGCAATGCAGAAGGAAAAGGAAGCCTACATGCTCTATATGAACCTTGCAGAGCAGGTTGAAGATTCAAACATTAAAAATCTTTTTATAAGGCTTGCTCAGGAAGAGGCAAATCACAAACTCCGCTTCGAAATGGAATACGACGATTATGTCTTAAGGGACAATTGA
- a CDS encoding SprT-like domain-containing protein: protein MGKSNGISLEKFKEFLLKTHREFMDFLGLPEIDLYFSEEIKINGNCQIAGEFEPHEFFAFKGECIVLYTKAREGGFLEDYEILGTYLHEVTHYHLYMHGRNPQHSKEFNKRMKIIENKFFEFIEQKKPRKGA from the coding sequence ATGGGAAAAAGTAATGGTATTAGTCTTGAAAAATTTAAAGAGTTTTTGTTAAAAACCCACAGAGAATTTATGGATTTTTTAGGCTTACCGGAGATTGACCTGTACTTTAGCGAAGAGATTAAAATTAATGGGAATTGCCAAATTGCAGGGGAGTTTGAGCCCCACGAGTTTTTTGCCTTCAAGGGAGAATGCATTGTTCTTTATACAAAGGCAAGAGAGGGAGGCTTTCTTGAAGACTATGAAATTCTCGGCACTTATCTGCACGAAGTGACCCACTATCACCTTTACATGCACGGAAGAAACCCTCAGCATTCAAAAGAGTTTAATAAAAGAATGAAAATAATTGAAAATAAATTTTTTGAGTTTATTGAACAAAAAAAGCCCCGTAAAGGGGCTTGA